The sequence ATTCTGCTTGGTTTGCTGCTGAGCCTGCTGCTCGGCACGGCGCTGTGGTGGCTGAGCCACTGCTGCACTCACCATCAGCACGAGGGTTGATATGAACAATAATCTCTTCATACTATCTTATACCTTATTTATTTTACAATCACTTCCATGGGGTTAGTCAGGGTGCGGGTTAATCCATCGGGACCGGTTACCGTTACCCTCGAAATATAGAATCGGCGATTACGAGCCAGCTTGCGGAAGGTATCCTTCTGACGAGCCGAAAACTGTGCACCATCCGATGCCATCGGCACGGCGTTACCCATATTGTCGAAGAACACCGTTTCGAAGCTCTGCACACGGAATGCAATATCCAGTATGCCATCGTCGATAGCAGCACCCAGATGTTCTACAGCCACCAGCTGTCCCTTGCTCAAGGCTCCACCCTTGTATCGGGCGGGATTGCCATGCTCATCCTTCATCGATATATAAGGTGTAGGATCGGGCAATTTCCTGACACGGAAGGTGTACTGCCCCATCTGCTGGGCATGACCGGTATTGGTGCTGGTAACGGTAATCACAGCGTTCTGTCCTATCTTTGCTGGACGTGCGATGTACTTGCCAGGCCCCACGCTCTGCAACGTACCATTGGTCATCGAGGCCTGAATCTTATTCAGCGGCACACCTGGCACACTGATGCTGATGGGGTTGGCATAACCTGCATAAAGCATGTTCATCAGGTCGGCCGATACAGTAGCGCTGGGCTCAACTACGGTGTAGTCCTGTGTAAACTCACGGCGTATGCGGTCGCCATTGCCATTCACCATCTCCATATAGCCCTTCAGCGTAAAGTCGCCAGTCTTGCCACACACGGTTTCGTACAGTCCGTTCTGAAGGTTTACCTTCTGTCCGCCGATAAAGATATCGGGTACCTGGGTGGTATCAACAGCAGCCATCACGATACGGGCCGAGAAACGGTCGCCACGAACAATCGTTTTTGAGTTGGGAATCACAAAGGCATCCAACAGGTTTACACGAACATCCTTCACGTCGATGTTCTGTACCAGAGTATGCAGAACCTCGCCCTCGGCATAGCGCACATCACTCTGCAGTTTCGACAGCAGCGTAACGGCAGCCGCAGCGGGCATCGACTCAAACATATATTCGGCCCAGTTCTTACCCATAGCACGCTTGGGCACCTGGGTAGTAAGATTGCTGGCTATAATCTGTCGCTGTTTCTCATCAGTTACCATCGTCAGCATACGCTCACGGAAACTGTTGATAGCCTTGTACAGTTTCTGTCCCTGTCCGTTGGTAGGCGAGAGCATCACGTAGTTAGCAGGCTCCTGATCCTCCTTATTGCGGATATTAGTGACATCGCCATCCTTGCCATCGGCCTCAACCACGATGGCCTGCTTCAGACTGGCAGCAAAGTTATACAGCGAGTCGCTCATCTGGCGCACCTGCTGGGCTTTGCCGTACCACTCGCGGGTTTTCTGCGGGTTAGCCTTCAGCTGCTGCTCAAAGGTTTTGTAGATGGCCAGGTTCTCCTTGGCGGAGTTACCTGTAGTGCGGTTCAGACTTTCCTCCACAATCGAAAAGCCGTTGAGCACCTCGTTCGAAACGTTAAGTGCCAACATCGCCATCAGGACAACGTACATCAGGTTAATCATCCTCTGACGTGGAGAAACGGGTCTTTTCTTGATTGCCATAGTCGTTATGCGTTCATCTTAGCCGTCATTGCCTCAATCATACGGCTATAAATCTTATTCAGTTCTGCTATCTGGGCGGCCATCTTCTTGGTTTGTTCGTTAATATCATCGATCGTACCAATCTGGGCGCTGGCACTCTTCAACTGCATCTCGTAAACCTTGCAGATGCCAGTTAGCGTGCGGTTCAGGTTCTCCATCTCCTCAGAGTCGTGAGCCAGCTTCTCGTTCTGGGCCGATACCTTCGAGAGGGTCTCAGTCAGATGCTTCAGTTCCTCTACGTAGGTAGATGTAGCAGCATCCAGCTCGGGATGAGCCGAAACAGATGTCGGCTGGACTGCAACTGCCGACTGAACAGCAGCAGGCTGGGCGCTGGGTGTCGACGGTGAATTGGTCGATGAGCCAGTATAGGTACCACCGTTGCCATTAATGATGATGGTTCCACCATTGCCACCTACTACAGTTGCGCTGCCGCCTTTACTTGCAACGGGCGCTTCACCATTCACGTTTACGTGGGTATCCAGCACCATACCATCGGTAGTCTTGTCGAACGGACGATCAAAGGCCGAAAGGAAAAAAACCAGCACCTCGGTACCCATACCAAGGAACAAGAAGAAATCGGCGCCCTTCAGGTGGGTAAGCTTAAACAGCGTACCTAAGATAACGATTGCTGCGCCCCACGAGTAGGCGTAGTTCAGGAACGTCTGTCCTGGCACACTGTCCATCCACTTCTGCAAGCGGTAAATTACATTATATTTGCTGTATATCGTCATAACTATTGCGTATTTAGTGTTTACTTTCTCTTACCTTTTGTGCTTTTGGCGCGCTCACTGGTTGAATTGGCCAGACTGCGCACACAGCGGAATCCAATATACGAACGGGGCTGGTTCTGATACTCAGCTGTACGCCAGGCCGAACGGATATACGACTCGGGATCCTTCCACGAACCACCACGCACACTCTTACGCTTCAGGCGATAGGGATCCTCCTGAGCAGCGTTGTACTTCAGTGTGGGGTTGATATCGTTCATTGCCTCAACACCTGCCTCGGTATAGATGGTGCTGGTCCACTCGGCCACATTACCTGCCATATCGTAAAGTCCATTCGAGTTGGCCGAATAGATGCCCACCCTACTGGTAATCAGATTACCATCCTTGGTATAGTTGCCATTATCGGGCTTAAAATTGGCATAGAAACAACCCTTGCCGCTGGCCACATCCTCGTTATCCCATGGGAACTCGTTCTGATCCTTGCCACGGGCGGCATACTCCCACTCTGCCTCGGTTGGCAGGCGGTAACGCTGCACATAACGGGCTGCGGGACCTAAGCCTTTCAGCAGATACTCAGTACGCCAGGCACAGTAAGCATTGGCCTGCTCCCAGGTAACACCTACCACGGGATAATCGTTGTAAGCGGGATTCGAGAAATAGTAACGCAGATACATCTCGTTATCAGCATTGGGGAAATCGTTTACCCAGCACGTGGTGTCGGGGAATACGTTTACGATATAGGTATTCAGGAAATCCCACGGTCCCGAAAGCGGACGATTGATACTCTCGCGAACAATACGCCCCTCGTCATCCACATAGGCAGTATCTTTCGATATCCACACCTGCTCGTCGGGATCAACTGTCAGGTCGGTATTCAGGTTGCGCTCCTGTGGGTTCAGTCGGTTACGACGCAGGGCTGCGGCGGTATAGTCGTACACCTCGTAGCGGTAGTTAAGCTGTCGGAAATCCAGCATTTTATCGCCTGTTACGGGATTGGTTACGTACATGGCATCGATAATCTCCTGCTCATCTTCGCTGGGGCGGCGTGGCAGTGGTTTCTTCCAATTCAGTACGGTCGAAATCTCGTTACCTTCACGGTCGGTCTTTACCGTCTTGTAGGTTTCGTCAATCTCTGAAAGACGCTCGCGCAGGATGGAGTCGCGTACATAATTCACAAACTGGCGATACTTCGAGTTGGTAACCTCGGTCTCGTCCATCCAGAATCCATCTACCGAGATATCGCGTACGGGTGTTTTCTTACCCCACAGCGAATCCTGGTTCTCAATACCCATTTTCACATGGCCACGCTTAACCAGCACCATGCCGTAGGGCGTAGGCTCGGTAAAAGCTCTGCCACTGGTACCTGTCACCTCACCGCCATTGGCTGTCATCAGCTTACCGCCAAAACAGCTAGTAAGCATCAGTGCCGCAACGGTGCATAGTCCTATCAGTTTCTTCATATTTATCTTATTTACTATAGTAATCTTACGCTCTTATGCAGATTTCTGCCCTTTTTATACAGATTCAACTCTGTCTCGTAGCCCACAAACAGTTCATGACTGCCGTTACCCACGTTAATGGCGCTGGTATAGCACTCGTAGCTGTAGCCCAGATGTATGCCGTGCCATCGGCCACCTACCAGCACCGTTACTGAGTTGGTAGGACTATACGAAAGGCCTGCGTACAACATCTTTTTATCGTGTTCGTACCTTACGCGCCCTGTTACATCGGCCCGCCAGGCCACCCCATCGGTGCGTCCTAACACAGAGGTCTGTATTTTAAAAAACGGATGATTTAGCTGAATATTGTATCCTGCGGTAAAATAATATGTTGCATCAATACTCAGTTCGCTGGTTTCGCCCAATGCTACCACCGGGTTGTTCAAGTGCAGAACCGATGCTCCCATGTACCAGTTAAGTGCCTGATAATAGATGCCTGCCGACACATCAAGTCCCGAACCGTTTATCGACGAGCTCGATAGTATGGGGTCACTGCCATCCTCGGGCATTTCAGCCTTGCTGCCATCAAACGTCTCGCCCAGCATACCCAACTGCACACCTACGCTCAACTTGCCTTTCACCACCCGTCGCTGGTAGGCATACTGCACAGCCAGACGTTTGTGCGAGAACAATCCGATATCATCGTTCAGCAGCTGAACACCAACGCCATGATAGGTACCCAAGCCATACAGTTGCATATCGGCCGCCGCATACATGGTTTTAGGGTTGTGCTCAAACCCAGCCAACTGCAGCGCATAGGCTCCAGTCACATTCAGCTTAGCCTCCTTACCCACAGCCGCGGGGTTAAACGACGGCTCCATTGCCCAGTAATGAGCAAAGGAAACATCGTATTGCGCCCGCACCGTTGCAGCCACAATCCACAGCCCTACTATTGCGATAAAGAAACGTTTCACATATTATAAAACGTATTTCCGCGCTGTTTATTGTGTTTGGAGGCGTTTAACATTTTTAAGTGATAAATAACCGATAATTAACCTCGCAATTGGACGAAAAGCAGTATTTTTGCAACCGACTTATTTTATTTAACACAAAAATTAAAAACTTAGTATGCAAAAGAAACTTACTACCTTATTAGGTATGGCATTAGCCGTTACCTGTGCCTTTGCACAAACAGAACTGTTTAAACCCTACAAACAAACAGCGCTCCGACTCCCAGCAGTACCCATTGTGGTTAACGATCCCTATTTTTCAATCTGGTCGCCCTACGACAAGTTAACCGAAGGCAACACACGTCTTTGGACAGGCGACGAGAAACCTTTGGAAGGATTGTTGCGCGTGGATGGCACTACCTACCGCTTTATGGGCGACAAAGAGCACAAGGTGCTGAAAGCCATCGCCCCGATGAGCGACGAGGCAGCTTGGGAGGGTCAGTACACAGAGACTAAACAGACTGATGGTTGGCACAAGCCAGATTTCAAAGCCGATGGCTGGCAGAAAGGTCGCGCTGCGTTTGGTAATGCTGGCGACAACATCCGCACGGGGTGGAGCAAGGAGCACAGCCATATCTACATCCGACGCGAGATTAACCTGACTGCCGACGATTTGAAAGGCGATCTGTACGCTCTCTATTCGCATGATGATGCCTGCGAGCTCTACATCAACGGCACACAGGTGGCAACAGGTCGTATGGATGCCGTATTCAATGAGTCGGTACACCTGAATGCCCAGCAGAAGCAGCTGCTGCACGAGGGACGCAACGTGATGGCTCTGCACGTATACAATAATGCGGGCGGTGCCTATGCCGACTTTGGATTGTATGCCAACATCGGTATCGAGGCAACCTCGGTTAAGACGGCTGTACAGAAGAGCGTCGACGTGATGGCCACTTCAACCTACTACACATTTACCTGCGGTCCGGTAGCATTGGATGTGGTGTTCACATCGCCTATGCTGATTGATGATCTCGACCTGCTCTCTACCCCCGTTTCGTATGTTTCGTATCAGGTAAAGAGCTTAGACCGCAAGAAGCACGACGTGCAGTTTGCATTGTTGGCAAGTCCACAGATTGCAACCAACAAGCCTCATCAGCCCACAGAGTCGACAGTGGTTTCAGTGAATGGTGTGAAGTATCTTAAGACAGGTACTATCGATCAGCCCATCCTGGCCAAGAAAGGCGATGGCATCGGCATAGATTGGGGTTATCTGTATGTAGCCGACTTCAACGGCAAGGTATCACTCGACAGCTACAACAACATTATCAACGGCTTTATGGCCAAGGGCGACCTGAACTGCGGTCAGCAGCTGGTGCGTGCTTACAAGCAAAACGACACCCCAGTACTGGCCTATGTTCATAACTTTGGTAAGGTTGACCAGCAGCCACAGGCATCGTTCTCGCTGATTGGCTACGACGAGGTTGAGGATATCGAGTATATGTACCAACGCTACAAGGCCTACTGGGCACATGGTGGCAAGGTGGATATCTTCGACGCTTTCAATAAGCTGAACCGTAATTACAAGAGCATTATGGAGCGTTGCCGCGCCATGGATAAGCAGATTTACGACGATGCCCTGAAGGTAGGTAATGCGCACTATGCCGAGATTCTCTCTGGCTCTTATCGCCACGTGCTGGCAGCACATAAGCTGTTCGAGGACAACGAGGGACATCTGCTGTACTTCTCGAAGGAGAACAACTCTAACGGTTGCGTAAACACCGTGGATCTTACCTATCCTTCGGCACCACTCTTCCTGGCTTACAACCCTGAGTTGCAGAAAGCCATGATGACCAGTATTTTTGAGTATAGTCGCTCTGGTCGCTGGACCAAGCCCTTTGCTGCTCACGACCTGGGCACCTACCCCATTGCCAACGGACAGGTATATGGTGGCGACATGCCTATCGAAGAGGCAGGTAACATGCTGACTCTGGCTGCACAGCTCTGCATCCAGGATGGTAACATCGATTACGTAAAGCCTTACTGGGACATTCTTACCCAGTGGACCGACTATCTGGTAGAGAACGGACAGGACCCATCGAACCAGTTGTGTACCGACGACTTTGCTGGCCACTGGCCACACAACTGTAACCTTTCGGTTAAAGCTATCATGGGCGTAGCAGGCTATGCGCTGATGGCCCGCATGAAAGGCGATGCCGCTACAGCCGAGCGCTATATGAACCGTGCCCGCCAGATGGCCAAGAAATGGGAGGCCGATGCTCGTGAGGGCGATCACTACAAGTTGGCATTCGACCGCCAGAACACTTGGAGTCAGAAGTACAATATGATCTGGGACAAACTGTGGAACACCAACCTGTTTGGCGATGAGGTGATGCAGCGCGAGGTAAGCTACTACCTGAAGCAGCAGAACACCTACGGTCTGCCACTCGACATCCGTAAGGACTATACTAAGACCGACTGGATTATGTGGAGTGCAGCGATGGCCAACGATAAGGATACCTTCCTGAAGTTTGTGGAACCTATCTACAAATATATAGACGAGACGCAGTCGCGCGTGCCTATCAGCGACTGGCACGAGACAAAGACCGGAATGATGGTTGGGTTCAAAGCTCGCTCGGTTATTGGTGGTTATTGGATGAGATTGTTAGTTAAGTAATATTGTTGTTATGAAAAAGAATCTGAGAAAGAGTCTTTTGGCTGTGGCACTGCTCCTTGGGGGCAGTGCTGTGGCAGCCACCGCACCTGTTGATTATGTCAACACGCTGGTAGGCACACAATCAAACCACGCACTCTCAACTGGCAATACCTACCCTGCTATCGCACTCCCCTGGGGCATGAATTTCTGGATGCCTCAGACTGGAAAGATGGGCGACGGATGGGCTTATACCTACGACGCAAGTAAGATTCGCGGATTGAAGCAGACCCATCAGCCTTCGCCCTGGATAAACGACTACGGACAGTTTGCCATCCTTCCCACTGTTGGCACCGTGTTCGATGAGGACAAGCGTGCCTCATGGTTCTCGCATAAGGCCGAAACGGCCCGTCCGTATTACTATAAGGTGTATCTGGCTGATTACGACATCACAGCCGAGGTAACACCCACTGAACGTGCCGCTGTGATGCGATTCACTTACCCCGACTCCAAAGAGTCACGCATCGTAGTGGATGCTTTTGATAAGGGTTCGATGGTACGCATTATCGACGATTGCCACATTGAGGGTTATACCACCAAGAATAGTGGCGGCGTACCTGAGAACTTTAAGAACTATTTTGTGATTGAGAGCGACAAGCCGTTCACATTCCTCTCTACAGTAGCAGATGGCAAGATACAGGCCGACAAACGCGATTTTGAAGGTAATCATGCAGGTGCAGTAGTAGGATTCCAAACGGTTCGTGGCGAGACTGTAACCTTGCGTATAGCCTCATCGTTCATCAGCGCCGAGCAGGCCCGACAGAACCTGAAAGAGGTTAGCAATCGCTCGTTCGACACCGTATGCAATGACGGTCGCCAGCGTTGGAACACCATCCTTAGTAGACTGGAGGTTGAAGACAACAATGTTGATCACTTGCGCACCTTCTATTCTTGTTTGTATCGTTCGGTTCTATTCCCCCGTATGTTCCACGAGGTAAACAAGGCTGGCGAGATTGTACACTACAGTCCTTTCGACGGACAGGTGCACAGCGGACGTCTGTTCACCGATACTGGTTTCTGGGATACCTTCCGTTCGCTCTTTCCACTGCTCAACCTGGTATATCCTGAGATGAGCCAGCAGATGCAGGAGGGATTGGTGAACACCTATAAGGAGAGTGGATTCCTACCAGAGTGGGCCAGTCCTGGTCATCGCGGCTGCATGGTGGGCAACAACTCAGCCGCGGTGGTGGCCGATGCCTATCTGAAAGGCATGCGCGGCTACGATGTGGAGACACTCTGGCAGGCTGTAAAGCACGGTGCCAATGCTGTTCATCCTCAGGTATCAAGCACAGGCCGACTGGGATTTGAATATTATAACCGTCTGGGCTATGTGCCTTATAATGTTGGTATCAAAGAAAATGTGGCACGCACCTTAGAATATGCATACGACGA is a genomic window of Xylanibacter ruminicola 23 containing:
- the gldM gene encoding gliding motility protein GldM produces the protein MAIKKRPVSPRQRMINLMYVVLMAMLALNVSNEVLNGFSIVEESLNRTTGNSAKENLAIYKTFEQQLKANPQKTREWYGKAQQVRQMSDSLYNFAASLKQAIVVEADGKDGDVTNIRNKEDQEPANYVMLSPTNGQGQKLYKAINSFRERMLTMVTDEKQRQIIASNLTTQVPKRAMGKNWAEYMFESMPAAAAVTLLSKLQSDVRYAEGEVLHTLVQNIDVKDVRVNLLDAFVIPNSKTIVRGDRFSARIVMAAVDTTQVPDIFIGGQKVNLQNGLYETVCGKTGDFTLKGYMEMVNGNGDRIRREFTQDYTVVEPSATVSADLMNMLYAGYANPISISVPGVPLNKIQASMTNGTLQSVGPGKYIARPAKIGQNAVITVTSTNTGHAQQMGQYTFRVRKLPDPTPYISMKDEHGNPARYKGGALSKGQLVAVEHLGAAIDDGILDIAFRVQSFETVFFDNMGNAVPMASDGAQFSARQKDTFRKLARNRRFYISRVTVTGPDGLTRTLTNPMEVIVK
- the gldL gene encoding gliding motility protein GldL produces the protein MTIYSKYNVIYRLQKWMDSVPGQTFLNYAYSWGAAIVILGTLFKLTHLKGADFFLFLGMGTEVLVFFLSAFDRPFDKTTDGMVLDTHVNVNGEAPVASKGGSATVVGGNGGTIIINGNGGTYTGSSTNSPSTPSAQPAAVQSAVAVQPTSVSAHPELDAATSTYVEELKHLTETLSKVSAQNEKLAHDSEEMENLNRTLTGICKVYEMQLKSASAQIGTIDDINEQTKKMAAQIAELNKIYSRMIEAMTAKMNA
- a CDS encoding SUMF1/EgtB/PvdO family nonheme iron enzyme; amino-acid sequence: MKKLIGLCTVAALMLTSCFGGKLMTANGGEVTGTSGRAFTEPTPYGMVLVKRGHVKMGIENQDSLWGKKTPVRDISVDGFWMDETEVTNSKYRQFVNYVRDSILRERLSEIDETYKTVKTDREGNEISTVLNWKKPLPRRPSEDEQEIIDAMYVTNPVTGDKMLDFRQLNYRYEVYDYTAAALRRNRLNPQERNLNTDLTVDPDEQVWISKDTAYVDDEGRIVRESINRPLSGPWDFLNTYIVNVFPDTTCWVNDFPNADNEMYLRYYFSNPAYNDYPVVGVTWEQANAYCAWRTEYLLKGLGPAARYVQRYRLPTEAEWEYAARGKDQNEFPWDNEDVASGKGCFYANFKPDNGNYTKDGNLITSRVGIYSANSNGLYDMAGNVAEWTSTIYTEAGVEAMNDINPTLKYNAAQEDPYRLKRKSVRGGSWKDPESYIRSAWRTAEYQNQPRSYIGFRCVRSLANSTSERAKSTKGKRK
- a CDS encoding PorP/SprF family type IX secretion system membrane protein, with product MKRFFIAIVGLWIVAATVRAQYDVSFAHYWAMEPSFNPAAVGKEAKLNVTGAYALQLAGFEHNPKTMYAAADMQLYGLGTYHGVGVQLLNDDIGLFSHKRLAVQYAYQRRVVKGKLSVGVQLGMLGETFDGSKAEMPEDGSDPILSSSSINGSGLDVSAGIYYQALNWYMGASVLHLNNPVVALGETSELSIDATYYFTAGYNIQLNHPFFKIQTSVLGRTDGVAWRADVTGRVRYEHDKKMLYAGLSYSPTNSVTVLVGGRWHGIHLGYSYECYTSAINVGNGSHELFVGYETELNLYKKGRNLHKSVRLL
- a CDS encoding glutaminase family protein; the encoded protein is MQKKLTTLLGMALAVTCAFAQTELFKPYKQTALRLPAVPIVVNDPYFSIWSPYDKLTEGNTRLWTGDEKPLEGLLRVDGTTYRFMGDKEHKVLKAIAPMSDEAAWEGQYTETKQTDGWHKPDFKADGWQKGRAAFGNAGDNIRTGWSKEHSHIYIRREINLTADDLKGDLYALYSHDDACELYINGTQVATGRMDAVFNESVHLNAQQKQLLHEGRNVMALHVYNNAGGAYADFGLYANIGIEATSVKTAVQKSVDVMATSTYYTFTCGPVALDVVFTSPMLIDDLDLLSTPVSYVSYQVKSLDRKKHDVQFALLASPQIATNKPHQPTESTVVSVNGVKYLKTGTIDQPILAKKGDGIGIDWGYLYVADFNGKVSLDSYNNIINGFMAKGDLNCGQQLVRAYKQNDTPVLAYVHNFGKVDQQPQASFSLIGYDEVEDIEYMYQRYKAYWAHGGKVDIFDAFNKLNRNYKSIMERCRAMDKQIYDDALKVGNAHYAEILSGSYRHVLAAHKLFEDNEGHLLYFSKENNSNGCVNTVDLTYPSAPLFLAYNPELQKAMMTSIFEYSRSGRWTKPFAAHDLGTYPIANGQVYGGDMPIEEAGNMLTLAAQLCIQDGNIDYVKPYWDILTQWTDYLVENGQDPSNQLCTDDFAGHWPHNCNLSVKAIMGVAGYALMARMKGDAATAERYMNRARQMAKKWEADAREGDHYKLAFDRQNTWSQKYNMIWDKLWNTNLFGDEVMQREVSYYLKQQNTYGLPLDIRKDYTKTDWIMWSAAMANDKDTFLKFVEPIYKYIDETQSRVPISDWHETKTGMMVGFKARSVIGGYWMRLLVK
- a CDS encoding GH92 family glycosyl hydrolase; amino-acid sequence: MRKSLLAVALLLGGSAVAATAPVDYVNTLVGTQSNHALSTGNTYPAIALPWGMNFWMPQTGKMGDGWAYTYDASKIRGLKQTHQPSPWINDYGQFAILPTVGTVFDEDKRASWFSHKAETARPYYYKVYLADYDITAEVTPTERAAVMRFTYPDSKESRIVVDAFDKGSMVRIIDDCHIEGYTTKNSGGVPENFKNYFVIESDKPFTFLSTVADGKIQADKRDFEGNHAGAVVGFQTVRGETVTLRIASSFISAEQARQNLKEVSNRSFDTVCNDGRQRWNTILSRLEVEDNNVDHLRTFYSCLYRSVLFPRMFHEVNKAGEIVHYSPFDGQVHSGRLFTDTGFWDTFRSLFPLLNLVYPEMSQQMQEGLVNTYKESGFLPEWASPGHRGCMVGNNSAAVVADAYLKGMRGYDVETLWQAVKHGANAVHPQVSSTGRLGFEYYNRLGYVPYNVGIKENVARTLEYAYDDWCIYRLGQALGKSKKELKPYKERALNYQNVFDKETRLMRGRNEDGTFQSPFNPLKWGDAFTEGNSWHYTWSVFHDPAGLIRLMGGKENFVTMLDSVFNLPPVFDESYYRAVIHEIREMQIMNMGNYAHGNQPIQHMIYLYDWAGQPWKAQYWVRQVMDRMYQAAPDGYCGDEDNGQTSAWYVFSALGFYPVCPGSGQYALGTPYFNKITLHLANGKTLVINADSNSTENCYVSEMSVNGAAYDKNYLEHTDLLKGGRIDYRMSSKPNQQRGTNENSLPYSFSNNSLIVK